The DNA region CGGAAGCTTAAGGAAACCTTATGGCGTCAGGATCAAGCCCGAATTTCCGCATTCGGGCCTAAGCGGAATGTTTATGATCTGCAAGACATTCATTTACTTCAGAAACGCGCCGGGCTTGCTTGGGTCTGTATCATTCGACAATCCATCCCATTCATTTTCAAAGGGCGGGCTCGTGCAGCCGCCCTCCGGCTTATGTTCGAAAATAGCCAGGTTAAAGCTGCGATTATTTTCCTGGTAATGAATGTCTTTCTTGCAATCGAGATTGTAATACTTTCGATCGCACTCCATGTTCAAGGCCCGCCCCTTACAGAGGCCCTGCAAAAAACTTACTTCGGCATCGTCGGGCTGATATCTATACTGTAGACACATTTCACCTGTGGCGATGCAGCTGAACTGCTTTGAATTCTGAACCGACTGTGTCTGATTTATAGAACTGTTGCAGCTCACTAGCAGAAAGATCCCCAAACCAATCACATGCACTTGCATAATAAATCCTCGCAAACTCTGATTCGAACACCGAAATAATGCAAGCTGAATGCCAGCGTATCCACTGAATATCACTTAATAATTTAGAAGAATTTCCAGACAGTGGCGTTAAATCCAACACCCGCGAGACCAGGCCTTGCAGACCACTGGTCCCTGCCTGATGCAGCTGGTCAGCCCGGAACGTTTCCGGGCGGCTCTGGCCAAAGAATACGGCCTTTCAGGGTGAGGGGCTTTGCGCCCCTGCTCGCAGCAGTTTTTTCAGGAGCGGAACGCCCACCGGCTCTTCCGTCATGAGCGGCAGTATGGACAAGCGTTTGGCCAGTCCACCCGCTATTCTTTGCAGTTCCTTCTGCTCGTGTTGCGCCCGCTTCCGTAACAGAGGATCACGGGTCGTGCTGACTGATAAACTTCGATTCACCACCCACCCATAAGGTTCAATCGAGGCCCGACGCAAATCGTCCTGCAAAGCCGCGGCTTCGCTCACGGGCGTGGTCTCGGCCAGGGTCACGAGCAGAACCTTCGACTGGCTTTCATCCTGCAGCATCATCAGGGGCGTTTTAACTTTCCCCGGCGTCGATTCTTCGAACTTTTTGAGCATCTCCCGATGATACGACCCCGCCGCATCCAAAAGAAGCAGGGTATGCCCGGTCGGAGCCGTATCCAGAATAACAATGCTCCGCCGCGCTTCGAAGACCGTCCTGGCGAAGGCATGAAACACGGCCACCTCTTCTGTGCAGGGCGATGCCAGGTCTTCGCGCAAAAGCTTCAGGCCTTCATCATCGAGTCCCTTGCCCTTCGCCTCCAGAATTTTTTCCGTATAGATCCGCGTTTCCTCTTTCGGATCAATGCGGCTGATCGTAAGGTTG from Oligoflexus sp. includes:
- a CDS encoding ArsA-related P-loop ATPase; its protein translation is MMNGVFIASSSDDSLARGLADQSRTALQNLPPEIKDLPLHIVPLKPFNTVGLPALRALLNDKQSHEDGASRESSGGEAVKPGFSLTGLAEELAAQERGLVLVMGKGGVGKTTVAAALALAIAELGKKVHLSTTDPAAHLAQTIEGNVPNLTISRIDPKEETRIYTEKILEAKGKGLDDEGLKLLREDLASPCTEEVAVFHAFARTVFEARRSIVILDTAPTGHTLLLLDAAGSYHREMLKKFEESTPGKVKTPLMMLQDESQSKVLLVTLAETTPVSEAAALQDDLRRASIEPYGWVVNRSLSVSTTRDPLLRKRAQHEQKELQRIAGGLAKRLSILPLMTEEPVGVPLLKKLLRAGAQSPSP